DNA sequence from the Paenibacillus physcomitrellae genome:
AGCGAAGTTCGTTGGGGATACATTTGTTGGAGTTAAATTAGGCATATAGTTAATTGGAGCGGTCAGGTCTGGCGCGAAAGGATATGGTCCAACATTGGAAGGAGATACGTTCGTCGGCTCATGATAAACAGGAGATGAATTAGGCATATTCATATTCGGAAAATCGTAGTAAGACGCCACATTAGGAACCATTGGCTGGTTCGGCATAAAAGCATTTTCATTAGGTTTAACTTCCGAGCAGCCGCAAGGTTTTTCTAAGACAGGCTGAACCTGTGTATTCTCCGGCACTACAGGGACATATTCAAAATGTGTAGGCTGCTGCACGACAATTTCCGAATACTCAATTTCATAATGATATTCGGGTTTCGGCTTCTCCGGCAAAACAGGAATCGGTACAGCCGGCTGTTCAGGCACTGGAGCCGGCTGCTCGGCTTCCGGAGCGATAGGCGTTGGTGCTGGCACTGGTTCTGGTTCCGGCGCAGGGACAATAGGTGCAGTTGGCGTCTTTGGCGCCGTATTTTTTTTGCCGCTGTTTGTATTTGGTGCAGCTGCATTTTCAGTACCGGTCCCTGTTCCTGTGCCACTTCCGCCAGATGGGATATTCACCACTTCACCAACAAGCAAAGCATTTGGATTCTTAAGCTGCGGATTGGCTTCGATCATCGCCTGGAGCGACACTCCCCATGCCTTGGACAGCTTCCATAATGTATCCCCCTGCTTGACAACATGTTTGTAAATAACGCCGTCATCCTGACCTACTGTCACGGCCGAAGACGGAATTTTGACTTTGTCTCCGATCATTAACACGTCAGGGTTGGTGATTTGCGGATTGGCGTCTATCAATGTTTGCAGAGGAACGTTATACTTCTTCGAAAGTTCGTATAAAGTGTCGCCCTCTTTGACCATGTGTATCTTCACGTGGCAAAAACCTCCTAATCTTTCTTGGGGCCGTGATATTAGCCCGTTTTCCATTGATACATCCTATGCACCTGCCCGGTATTTGTTATCCTAAAACTGAAAAAAAACCTTCCGCTCCCCCTGATCCGGGTTCCTGAAAGGTTTTGATCTTCTTCTATTCCCAAACTTTAACGCCGTCTTGATCCACAATCGAACGAAACTCCTCAAGCAGCTTCAGCGTCATCGGACCCGCATGACCTTCGCCGATAGCCCGGCCATCGACTTCACGTACCGCAATGACCTCAGCTGCAGTTCCGGTCAGGAATACTTCGTCCGCCACATAACCTTGTGCGTTCATCATAATCGCTTCGCCGGCGCCGCGCGATACAACCAATCGGATATGCCGTTTCTCAATTCGTTGCGGCGTAGCGTTTCGATCAGCGCTTTCTGCATCTCCCCAAAGCTCAGCGGAATTTTGAGCATGATCGATTTAGCGGAATCGTAAATGCGATGCTTCCGATTATGATTCCGTTTGTAAATCCGTATAAGAATAACTAGGGTAAGAGCCTAAAACCCTCACTTGGCAGCCTAGTGCCTCGATTTCCCCGATCGCCGCGCCAAGCAGGATCGATTCAACCTCTTCAAGCACATCCATATAAAAATAATAGTTGCCCAGCTTCTTTTTGGTCGGACGGGATTCGATCCGCGACAAATTCAGCTTGCGCCATGCAAAAGCGGACAGCACCTGGTGCAGCGCACCCGGAAAGTCGGCAGGCAGCGTAACCAGAATACTTGTCTTCCGGGTTGCCTCCTTGCCTTCAAGTGCAAGTTTGTCAGGACCAATCAGAACAAATCGAGTAAAATTGTTGTTATGGTCGGTAACCTTCCGTGCTAACGGATCCAGTCCATAACGCTCCGCGCCAAGTACAGTGCCTATAGCCGTCCAGCCTTCTCCCGGGTGATTCGCTACGCTTTGAATCGCTTCAGCCGTGCTGCCCACATTTTCCAGTTCAGCTTGAGGCATATGGGTCCGAATAAACTGCTGACACTGCGCCATAGCTACAGGATGGGAAAGAACCCTTTTGATTTTGCTGTAATCCATTTTTCCTTCGGATTGAAATTCTTCTTTACGACCGATCAGATTCTGAATCGAGGGGTACACCCATTCAAGCTGCATCGGCACATCCACTTCATGAACAAGCCAGTCCATATGAAGACTCACAGAGCCCTCGATCGTATTTTCCACCGGAATTGCGCTGTAATCCGCCTCTCCATTAACTACAGATAGAAACACATCCGAAATTTGCTTATAATGCTTTAGCTGAACCTCTTCATCTCCAAACAAATATAAAACAGCTTCATGCGAAACTGTGCCCTCCGGCAGCAGTGCTATAGTTCTCATTCCAATTCCCCTTTACTATCGTAAACGCAGAAACATACCGGCATTACACCAGTATGCTTAAGTCCGTTTATTCAGAAGTCTTGTTAGACTAAATTTCCGGCGGTAAACGGAACCGCCTCATGAGCTCCGACTCTGCCTGCTCCTTCCGGACAGGGTTCGAGCCAAAGCATCTTGGCTTGTATCCCATGCTCCCCCAGTGTCCTTTGGATAAAAGCTTCAAGCTCATTCCGGCGTTTTGAATCCCTTTCAACGAGCGCAAGGAGCGTTGGCCCGGCACCACTGAGCGCTGCGCCAAGAGCGCCATGACTACAGGCCTCCGCCAGAATCTGTTCCATTCCAGGGATAAGCGAAGCCCGGTAGGGCTGATGAATCCGGTCCTGCATGGCTGCGGCAATCAGGTCTAATCTACCGGACGCCAAAGCTCCGGTCAGCAGAGAAGCCCGGCTGACATTAAACACCACATCCTTCATAGACAAGGACTCCGGCAGCACTTTGCGTGCTTGTTCAGTCGGCAGCCAGAAAGAAGGAATCGCCACAAGCACCTGCAGTTTCTCAGGCGGCTCAATCCGCAGATGAACAGCCCGCTCTCCATCCCAAACAGCCGAGACGATCCCGCCAAACAAGGAAGCCCCCACATTGTCGGGATGTTTCTCGACAGCTGTAGCCATATCAAACAACTTTTCCATAGATAACGGAGCTCCGATCAGCTCGTTAGCCGCGTACAAGGCGCCAACAATTGCCGAAGCGCTGCTTCCCAAACCTCTCGTGAGCGGAATATCGGAGGCCATCGAAATTTCGAGTTCGGGAATCGAAACGCCCGCCTCTGCGAACACCTGCTGGGCCAGCTTGTAAACCAGATTGGACTTATCCTTCGGAATCCCCCGCAGCTCTTCCCCATACAGGTGAAAAACGGTCCTTTCCGCCGGCTTCATTTCGATCCAGGCAAACAGAGATAAAGCCATGCCCAGCGTATCGAAGCCGGGCCCCAAATTGGCGGTGCTGGCCGGAACCTTGATCCGGACCCCTTCGGAGCGGATCATACGCCGTTACCTTCCAGCTTGGCGATAGCCGCCATTACGGCTTCTTCCGAATCCTGAACAACAAGCGGCTCCGCTCCGATGCTCTTGATCGCAATATTCGGATCCTTCAGACCGTGACCGGTCAGGACGCAGACCACCTTCTCCCCGCCTTTGAAATAACCTTCACGTTTCAGTTTATATACCCCAGCAACAGAAGCAGCAGAGGCCGGTTCAGCAAAAATGCCTTCACGCGAAGCAATCGTCCGATAAGCGCTCAAAATTTCTTCATCCCTCACATAATTAATTTGGCCGCTTGATTCCTCGGCTGCTGCGACAGCCGTCTTCCAGCTGGCCGGATTGCCGATGCGGATCGCGGTTGCCACCGTTTCCGGCTCCAGAATCGGTTCGCCTTTGACGATCGCCATCGCCCCTTCGGCCTCAAAGCCGACCATACGCGGCAGCGAGCTGATTTTCCCTTTGGCATGATATTCCTTGAAGCCTTTCCAGTATGCCGAAATATTTCCCGCGTTGCCGACCGGAATAGCCAGAACGTCCGGCGCTTCGCCAAGCTGGTCGCAAACTTCGAAAGCCGCTGTCTTCTGCCCTTCAATCCGGTAAGGGTTCACCGAGTTAACGAGCGTAATCGGATGTTTGGCCGTAATTTCGCGCACGATTTCCAGCGCACGGTCAAAGTTGCCTTCAATAGCAATGACTTTAGCTCCGTAAATCATGGCTTGAGCAAGCTTGCCGAGCGCGATGTTATTATTCGGGATCAAAACGATACAATTCAAACCCAATCTTGCGGCATAAGCCGCAGCTGCAGCAGACGTATTGCCGGTAGAAGCACACATAATGGTCCGGCTTCCTTCTTCTACCGCCTTCGCCACAGCCATCACCATCCCGCGGTCTTTAAAGCTGCCTGTCGGATTCAAACCTTCATATTTAAAATAGAGGTCAAGCCCCAGCTCCTGCGACAGGTTCTCCGCCCGGACAAGCGGCGTATTGCCTTCCTGCAGCGTCAGCATCGGCGTTTTATCCGTTACCGGCAAATATTCCTTGTAGGTTTGCAGCAATCCTTGATATCTCATCTTGATCTCCAGCTCCCTTTTATTTAGAACTCTATATTTTTATCCTTCAACCCGATAACTGCTTTTAATGCGCCGAATCACTTCGAGCGACTCGAAATGTTTGATGACCTTCTCCATGCTGGCTTTGTTGGCCAAATGCGTGACGATCATGATCTCCGCCCCCGGCTGCTGGGCATTCGGGGTTTGAATGACGGAATCAAGACTGACCTCGTATTCAGCAAACACTTGAGTGATCTGCGCAAGAACACCGGCCTTGTCGTCTACCTGCAGCAGCAGGAAATTTTTATAAAAGACCTGGTCATCCGCCTTCAGCTTCTTCTCCTTATAAGGGACAATCGCTCTCAGTCCGTTGACGCCGAGCTTCATGTTCTTGATGACCGCCACAAGGTCGGCGACCACGGAGGTAGCCGTTGGCATTTCCCCGGCGCCAGCCCCGTAGAACATCGTTTCCCCCACCGCTTCTCCATACACATATACGGCATTAAAAACGCCGCTAACGGCCGCAATCGGATGGGAGGTCCTCACCATCGTCGGCTGCACGCTGATCGAGATGCCTTCATCATGGCGTTCCGCAATGCCAAGCAGCTTCATTTCATACCCCAGCTGTCTGGCATAAGCGATATCCTCTTTGGATACGGAGGAGATGCCGCGCACGCTTACATCGCGAAGCTCGACATTGGTACGGAAACCTAAGGTACCTAAAATGGCCATTTTTCGGGCCGCATCCAGCCCTTCCACATCCGAAGTCGGATCGGATTCCGCATAACCGAGCTGCTGGGCTTCTTTCAATACATCCTCGTAAGAAGCGCCTTCCCGGCTCATTTTAGTAAGGATATAATTGGTTGTTCCGTTCACAATGCCCATGATCTTCGTAATTCTGTCCGAGGAGAACCCTTCGATCAATGTCCGGATGATCGGAATTCCGCCGGCAACACTCGCTTCATAGAACACATCGCACTGCTGCTCGACCGCCTTGGCCAAGATTTCGCTACCGTATAAAGCCATAAGGTCCTTGTTGGCCGTCACGATATGTTTTCCATGCTCAAGCGCATCCAGCAAATAAGTTTTGGTGTCCTCGACACCTCCCATAACCTCGACAATAATATCGATGTCAGGATGACGGATCACTTCCCAAGGATCCTGAGTCAGTATGGCCGGATCAACGGCAATGCTGCGTTCCTTCTCCAGGCTTTTGACAGCAATTTTCTCAATCCGAATCGGTGAACCAACCTGGCTCATCAGGTCCTCCTGGTGTTTCTCCACAATCCTGACCACACCTGTCCCTACCGTTCCCAATCCAAGCAGTCCTATCTTAATTGCGTTCAAGCTGTCCCCTCCCCGTCGCTTCCGTTTCTCTATTTGTTGTGTTCCTGAACTTCATCCTGCTTTAACCTTGACCCACAATCTGGACCTTCTTGACCCCGGTCACGCTGCGCAGCTTGCTCAGCATTTCATCCAGCTCTTCGGTCAGTCTGGAGGTTTCTACCGAGATCACCACGTTGGCTACACCCTGAAGCGGAATACTTTGATTAATGGTGAGCACGTTGCCGCCGAAGCTGGCTACCAAAGCAAGCATTTGAGAGAGAATCCCGGAACGGTGTTCCAGATCCAATGAAATGGTGACGATACGGTCCCGTTCAAGCTGATTCAGCTGATGAATCCCGTCCTTGTATTTATAAAAGGCACTGCGGCTCAAGCCTACCTGCTCGACCGCTTCATGCACCGTTTTGACATTCCCGCTGGCCAACAGCTGCTTGACCTGGAGGGTTTTCAGCACGGCTTCCGGTAAAATATCTTCACGTACCAGATAATAGCGTTCCCGCAAAATCGTCCTCTCCTTAAAGACTCCTGTATTTATATAGTGGACATTATAACCCATACATGCTATGTAAGCAATAGAAATCAACCTATTTATTATAACATTGATCAAAGCTTTTTCCGTTGTTTTACAAAAATGAAAAAGAACCTGCCGTTCTCCTTCCGGAAAAACAACAGGTTCTATCCTCTATGCTGCTCATAATGCCTACCAACTGCTGTCTGCTCAGCTAAGGCAGCCTACAGCCTACCAAGCGGCACCGCCTTAAACATTTCTAATCAATAGTAGTAGCTGCTTCCTTCAACGAATTCAAATTCAAAATCGCCAATACGGACAATCGTTCCGTCGGTAGCACCGCGTTTGCGCAGCTCCTCGTCGATCCCCATATGACGCATCGTGCGGGCCAGCTTAAGGATCGCATCGTGGGAGTTCAGCTGCATCCGCTTCATCATCCGCTCAACACGCGGGCTGGAGACAACATAAGCTTCGTTGTCACGGGTAATCGTAAAGCTGTTGTCTTCCTCTTTATCCAGCTTGTAGATTTTCCGCTCTTCCAGCTCGCTGACCTCTTCGATGGCCGGAGCTTCCGGTATCGAATCCAGCAGATCCGCCGTTTTATACATCAGCTCCTGAACCCCTTCCCGCGTCAGCGAAGAAATCGGCATGATCAGCAGGTCCGGACGAACCTCCGCCACTTTCTTACGGAAAGTTTCAAGGTTCTCTTGAGCCTCAGGCATATCCATTTTGTTCGCGGCTACGATTTGGGGGCGTTTCTCAAGCTCGGCGTTATACAGCTTCAGCTCGTCATTAATCTTCTCCCAATCCTCGAATGGGTCTCGTCCTTCCGAGCCAGCCATGTCTACAACATGGACGATGACACGGGTGCGCTCGATATGGCGCAGGAACTCATGACCCAAACCCACACCTTCATGCGCGCCTTCAATCAGTCCCGGCAGGTCAGCCATAACAAAGCTGCGGCCTTCGCCGACACTGACAACCCCAAGATTCGGAGTAATGGTCGTAAAATGGTAAGCGCCGATCTTCGGCTGTGCCGCCGATACGACAGACAGAAGCGTGGATTTACCTACGCTCGGAAATCCGACCAGACCTACATCGGCCATGACCTTCAGCTCCAGAATGATCCAGCGCTCTTGGCCTTCTTCCCCGTTCTCGGCAAGCTCCGGTGCCGGATTGCTTGGCGTCGCAAAGCGAATATTGCCTCGTCCGCCCCGTCCGCCGCGGGCCACTACAACCTGCTGGCCGTGACGGGTCATATCCGCCAGCACTTCGTTCGTTTCTTCATCAATGATGACCGTGCCCGGAGGAATCCGGACGATCATATCATCGGCTCCGGCTCCGTGCTGGCTTTTGTTGCGGCCTTTCTCACCGCGCTGCGCCTTAAAGTGGCGCTGGTAACGGAAGTCCATCAGGGTGCGCAAGCCTTCGTCCACACGAAAAATAACGCTGCCCCCGCGGCCTCCGTCACCGCCGGCCGGCCCGCCTTCGGGCACATATTTCTCGCGCCGGAAAGACACGATGCCGTCGCCGCCGTCACCGCCTTTAACATAAATCTTGGCTTTATCTACAAACATGCTGTCACCTCTTCTAAATAGCCAATGGCATACGGAGCTCGCAAACGCCCTGCTGCATGGCTTCTTCTTTCAAATAAATCAGCTTGTTCCGGATCGCTTTGACCGTATTAGCTTTGAGCAGCTCCGGATTCCCCGAAGTGCCCGCCGGTTCAAAGCGGACCACAACTTCGCCGCCTTCCCGGTAAATGGACATGGTAAGTCCGATAATTTCTCCCCACGAGGAACGTCCGGCAAACTGGTAAGCCCGAATGGTTTCGATCACGGTCTCCGCCCAATCGTCTGCCTCCCGCCGGCCCAGCAGCGGTCCAAGCTCCAAGCCTTCCTCAACGACAACTTCAAGCTGAACGGAGTTGTTCATTTCCCGAAAAGACTGCAAATAAAAAACAAGCGACGGAATTCCCAGCCTGGAAATATGACTTTCCGCAGCCATCCGTTCTTTTATTCTGTCCAAACTGCCGAGCAGTTTATCATGTTTGCCGAGCTTTATATAGCCGTATAAGATCTGCAAATCATTCATCCAATCATGCCGATAATGCGCCAGGGTTGAAGTTGCAGTCCGTTGGAAAGATTCGAGCAGACGCCGTTTCTCCGCCTCCTGCTGCTTTCGCATATAAACCCAATACCCGTAAATAACAACGCCAACCCACATACATAACAGAATATGAATAAGCAACGAGCGATTAAAATAAAACAGAACCAAAGGAATCAGCAGCAGAATGCCGGCAATAATCGTTAACGATCTACGGTCGTTCATGATTAATCTCAATCCTCTACGCATTTTTACCTTCCCTGTCCAACATACAACAGTATAACATAAAGTAACATC
Encoded proteins:
- the pheA gene encoding prephenate dehydratase yields the protein MRTIALLPEGTVSHEAVLYLFGDEEVQLKHYKQISDVFLSVVNGEADYSAIPVENTIEGSVSLHMDWLVHEVDVPMQLEWVYPSIQNLIGRKEEFQSEGKMDYSKIKRVLSHPVAMAQCQQFIRTHMPQAELENVGSTAEAIQSVANHPGEGWTAIGTVLGAERYGLDPLARKVTDHNNNFTRFVLIGPDKLALEGKEATRKTSILVTLPADFPGALHQVLSAFAWRKLNLSRIESRPTKKKLGNYYFYMDVLEEVESILLGAAIGEIEALGCQVRVLGSYPSYSYTDLQTES
- the thrB gene encoding homoserine kinase, with protein sequence MIRSEGVRIKVPASTANLGPGFDTLGMALSLFAWIEMKPAERTVFHLYGEELRGIPKDKSNLVYKLAQQVFAEAGVSIPELEISMASDIPLTRGLGSSASAIVGALYAANELIGAPLSMEKLFDMATAVEKHPDNVGASLFGGIVSAVWDGERAVHLRIEPPEKLQVLVAIPSFWLPTEQARKVLPESLSMKDVVFNVSRASLLTGALASGRLDLIAAAMQDRIHQPYRASLIPGMEQILAEACSHGALGAALSGAGPTLLALVERDSKRRNELEAFIQRTLGEHGIQAKMLWLEPCPEGAGRVGAHEAVPFTAGNLV
- the thrC gene encoding threonine synthase; this encodes MRYQGLLQTYKEYLPVTDKTPMLTLQEGNTPLVRAENLSQELGLDLYFKYEGLNPTGSFKDRGMVMAVAKAVEEGSRTIMCASTGNTSAAAAAYAARLGLNCIVLIPNNNIALGKLAQAMIYGAKVIAIEGNFDRALEIVREITAKHPITLVNSVNPYRIEGQKTAAFEVCDQLGEAPDVLAIPVGNAGNISAYWKGFKEYHAKGKISSLPRMVGFEAEGAMAIVKGEPILEPETVATAIRIGNPASWKTAVAAAEESSGQINYVRDEEILSAYRTIASREGIFAEPASAASVAGVYKLKREGYFKGGEKVVCVLTGHGLKDPNIAIKSIGAEPLVVQDSEEAVMAAIAKLEGNGV
- a CDS encoding homoserine dehydrogenase — translated: MNAIKIGLLGLGTVGTGVVRIVEKHQEDLMSQVGSPIRIEKIAVKSLEKERSIAVDPAILTQDPWEVIRHPDIDIIVEVMGGVEDTKTYLLDALEHGKHIVTANKDLMALYGSEILAKAVEQQCDVFYEASVAGGIPIIRTLIEGFSSDRITKIMGIVNGTTNYILTKMSREGASYEDVLKEAQQLGYAESDPTSDVEGLDAARKMAILGTLGFRTNVELRDVSVRGISSVSKEDIAYARQLGYEMKLLGIAERHDEGISISVQPTMVRTSHPIAAVSGVFNAVYVYGEAVGETMFYGAGAGEMPTATSVVADLVAVIKNMKLGVNGLRAIVPYKEKKLKADDQVFYKNFLLLQVDDKAGVLAQITQVFAEYEVSLDSVIQTPNAQQPGAEIMIVTHLANKASMEKVIKHFESLEVIRRIKSSYRVEG
- a CDS encoding ACT domain-containing protein, whose amino-acid sequence is MRERYYLVREDILPEAVLKTLQVKQLLASGNVKTVHEAVEQVGLSRSAFYKYKDGIHQLNQLERDRIVTISLDLEHRSGILSQMLALVASFGGNVLTINQSIPLQGVANVVISVETSRLTEELDEMLSKLRSVTGVKKVQIVGQG
- the obgE gene encoding GTPase ObgE, producing the protein MFVDKAKIYVKGGDGGDGIVSFRREKYVPEGGPAGGDGGRGGSVIFRVDEGLRTLMDFRYQRHFKAQRGEKGRNKSQHGAGADDMIVRIPPGTVIIDEETNEVLADMTRHGQQVVVARGGRGGRGNIRFATPSNPAPELAENGEEGQERWIILELKVMADVGLVGFPSVGKSTLLSVVSAAQPKIGAYHFTTITPNLGVVSVGEGRSFVMADLPGLIEGAHEGVGLGHEFLRHIERTRVIVHVVDMAGSEGRDPFEDWEKINDELKLYNAELEKRPQIVAANKMDMPEAQENLETFRKKVAEVRPDLLIMPISSLTREGVQELMYKTADLLDSIPEAPAIEEVSELEERKIYKLDKEEDNSFTITRDNEAYVVSSPRVERMMKRMQLNSHDAILKLARTMRHMGIDEELRKRGATDGTIVRIGDFEFEFVEGSSYYY
- a CDS encoding Spo0B domain-containing protein; this translates as MNDRRSLTIIAGILLLIPLVLFYFNRSLLIHILLCMWVGVVIYGYWVYMRKQQEAEKRRLLESFQRTATSTLAHYRHDWMNDLQILYGYIKLGKHDKLLGSLDRIKERMAAESHISRLGIPSLVFYLQSFREMNNSVQLEVVVEEGLELGPLLGRREADDWAETVIETIRAYQFAGRSSWGEIIGLTMSIYREGGEVVVRFEPAGTSGNPELLKANTVKAIRNKLIYLKEEAMQQGVCELRMPLAI